A region of the Arachis hypogaea cultivar Tifrunner chromosome 15, arahy.Tifrunner.gnm2.J5K5, whole genome shotgun sequence genome:
GTTATCTGGAACATCTGGTTGGAACGGAACGACAGAATTTTCAAGAATACAGAAGCAGGTGTTGAGATCATACAAAGTAGGACGGTGTCGAGCTACCAAGAATGGACTTCCAGGGATCCCCTTGGGTGTTGATGGCAATACAGGAGATGCCAAAGAAATTGATAACTTTGTAAGCAGCcaccttttattttctgtttatttatgctCCACTCTATTATGTTGAACtttctttgtttcaaaaaaaaaaattaaataaagacccATAATAGAATCGAGACAAAATTGTACTAGAATTTAAAAATAGCTTTTTGGTAGGTCTTAACATGAAAATATATTGCACTCTTAAAATAATACATGTTTCAATgaatattcttattattattaattttaattttgaggtTAATTTTATGAAAATTCAGCAACAAAGTCTAGTTAAGATTTCagaacatagaaaaaaaaaaagaaaaaaaaaaaacatcagcaGTATAGTCTTTCTTTAAGGCATCCTTTAAATGCCCAAAATGATTGTTCGCATTGAGAATGCACTACTATCTTGGGCAGATTTTATCTTGCAATATCATGGATATAAATTGTAGAGTTGTCACAATTGGAGTTGTATCCACTTGGAAACCTATTCCTTATATGCAATTTCTTTTTGGTGAGGATTCCTTACATGCACTTTATGCGTAAGTAATCATTCCTTTGGTAGTAGCACTTGATAAGATACTTCTTTATTTTCACAATAATGCTATTgtgattttaattacaaaattcaTATTATTTTAGGTAGTTTATCTCTTTAGGTTTTGTGGATGTCATTGAAACAATTTTATTGTCTTTATCTAGCACTACGAAGCAGCAAATTACAATCTCAAGGCTCTGCGTacatgtttttgttttatttatttatttatttattcatatatttCCTCAAGTCCACACTCCACAATGCTAGTCTCTgttaaaaatttaacattttaaattgaTTGTCAGTATAGAATTTCAATGCAACACAATTTTCAGACCAATTTTATCCTTATACTCCTTTTGGGATATATAGTTACAAATTATGATATGGAAAAGAGCGAaggatattttagtcttttatttAGTTCTTAGAAGTTTAGAACATaatgatttttttagaatttggatcttctaaattttaaatttatactttagaAGATAAAGTGTGATATTCTATCTTTAAATGATttctctcttatatttatttttaatcccacttataaaataaatggtaagagatcacactttactctctaaagtaaaattcaaactttagagaatccaaatccatTTTCTTAAAGCTTATGCACAACACTAACATTGTGGCTCAGAATGAGTACTTTGGTAAATTCCAAAGGATACATAATTTCTGATGAACAGTATACGATAGAAAATAAAGTAGACTCAAAATAGAATGTTTCATTAATCAAAATTATTAATGAATTTTTATATGTACAACAACAAAATCAGCCAAGGaaagagagaggggggggggggggagagaaAAAACCTCAATCCTCTGTCTCTTTTGTTTTCCTAGTTCTCATTGTCAGCAATCTATAGTGTAAAATGCACATTACATCATGAGGCTTTGGTATATGAACAATGGTTCTGGCAAAAATGGAGAAATAATAAGATAAATACAACTTCtcatagtttagatttctttgaGGCCAAGGTGGATGGAGACAATGGTGAAAGTTCAGTTGTTAGAGACGGAATGCAATCAACGGAACGCCTTCGTTTTTGAGATCTTTTGCCTCCTTTCATCCCTTCACCTCTCATGATGAAATCCGTCACACGTTTTACATCGGACAACTTAACAGGTTTCAACAGAAACTCCTCTGCTCCTTcttccaagcaactgaaaattattaaattgaaCTATGATCAGTGATTCTATAAATAATGGCCATTCAAACAAGCAACAAAAATTTCAATTATATATggcaattaataattatattgcaATGACAATAATTGTTGCCGATAATCTGTGTGGACAAGCAGACAAGTCAGAATCAGTATTTGATCCTGCTGCTTCAATCATTGAGGTCAAAATTGGCAATTAAGGGCAGCATGTTACTCAATGCTTTAGATATCCATTTGTATCACTTGAATGGTCTTTGCAAGATTGCTTGTAAAATCAAGGACATGGGATGTGATAATGTCAATAACCTCAAATCCCGGGAAAATCATATTTGGCCATGTGTTGTCTAGTGAATTATTGTTTTCACCGAGAAACAATAACTGTTGCCAGCCTAGCATAATTGGCAATCCCAGAATTCCTTTAGACCTTACTCTTGGGTTGATATTTTAATCTAGCCAACAAGTGCCCCTACCTAGGATAGAAAGTTcaactaaataaaaaatcaataactaaattacctaccaatataaaatacatattaaaatataaaatatacaatgaAAAAAAGTTGAATAACACATGtatatatacacaaatatatgatGGCTAATTTGGGGGCTGATTTTTTATGTACACGAAGCATTTTTGTAGAAGATTTACTAAATAGAAAAGCATTGAAAATTTCAACTTTTTAGTGTTATTAAAAGTTTCATATGCTATCCTCATGTCTTGTTAGCACTAACCCCAACCCAACCAAACTGCCATGCCAGCCTAAACCTAAGTGGCTATCATATCAAAAGATCTTAGAAACTTTGACACCCTTTCCTCCCGATTATCATTTCTAAATTCTGGATCCCCACAAGGGTGTTAATGTTATAATTGTTGTATTTGTGGAAGATTTGCATCTTTACATCAAGCAATTTTTTGTTTGAGCAAACCTGAATTAGAAAATATAAGGAATATAATGTAATTTGAACTAATCTAATCATCCAAATATACATCTTTTTCACAATTAGAGATCTGCGTTCTATATACACATACATATACATATGTTCCACAAAAAGAGTAAtagaattcaatttttttacAATTCTAGATCATTATAAACCAGCTAGAAATTAACAAACACCatcattaaaccctaaaccatgctTAGCTAGAACAAAACAAGGTGAAGGTGTTATTTACCTATCAATTCGGGTCAAGATATTCTCAGAAGACATCACCACCACCGGAATCTCTCTAAATATCGATGATTCCTGCTTAAACAAACATAAATTGGTATACGTTAACAGTCAAAGATTCAAAATCCCCTTTTATAATccatacaaaaataatataacagCATAGATTCTCACCTTGATCTTCTTTAGGAGTTCAAATCCTGTCATCCCCGGCATGGAATAGTCAGTCATTATCAGATTAACCTTCATGCTCTGTcaaacaaatgaaaaaaaaaaataagcaacACTTCCGtggtggaattcaattcaattcattaaGAGTAACACAATTTTAAAGCCTTTGTTCTTTTTTTTGCTTACATCAAAATCAATTGAACTATTTTTCTCTCCTCCATCCAACCCTAGATACTGTAAAGCTCTAGTTCCACTGTCCACAACTGTCACTGCAAAATTAAAACCAAGTTCCAATAAGCTTTTAGAGTTCAGAATTTTCAATCCaaggaatgaaaataaaataaaaacaactaCAACGAATTTTGTTACCTTTGCATGAAGAGATTTTGAGCAACCGTTCAATGACCTTGCGATCAACATGGCTGTCATCAACGGCAAGGACGTGAAGCTCACGCGCGGACACTTCAGGCAGTCGCTGAATGAAAACATCGGCGGCAGCTGCCATCTCCGATCAAGAGAATATTCCTTTGAAGTttgaagaaaaatgagaaaggagAGACGGAGAGTGTGTTTGGAAGAAAAGCAGAGAAAGACTAAAGAGGAAGGCTGAGAAGGcagagaagggagaaggaagagaaAAAGGTTAGTTGAGAAAGAGAAGGGGAAGTTGCTTTTGCTTTATAGGTTGAAAGGTGACAGATTCTGAGGATCCATATCTGGCGAGAGATCTCCTTTGTTTTCGATCGGAAATCCACGAGACAAGATTATCCCACCTGCACTTGTCGCTTCCCCTGTCAAACTCCtacttttatagttttattattattgtttcttctttaattatatgtttttcTTTGTCACAtatcattatatttatttaatttttagaataattaatagtttaaaagaagaataatgctaataacacaaaattattctatttaacttaatatttataattatatatttattatatttaaaattatttatttattttaataataaataaaaaataaaaataaatacatttaaaaagtaaaaaaaaatgactCTTTATGATTTACATATTATGATtctcaatatttttataaaagaattcagtttttaattaatatattgtaaaaataaaaaatttaattttaatacactatatataaaataattatatatatgtatttaattatataatattaaattaataaaaataattattttttatattaattatataaataattatttaaaataataaatatgattaaataattatataaaatattttacaccattaattataattaaactcAAAGATAAAAGACATTGAAAATTTATGAAAAGTTTCCAATTGTGGAAAGTCATGTAAATTAACCTGAATCATGTTTAAAGTCGTGGCCCTTTTGGAACAAGAGACTGAGAAAAAGGAAAT
Encoded here:
- the LOC112750668 gene encoding two-component response regulator ARR5; amino-acid sequence: MAAAADVFIQRLPEVSARELHVLAVDDSHVDRKVIERLLKISSCKVTVVDSGTRALQYLGLDGGEKNSSIDFDSMKVNLIMTDYSMPGMTGFELLKKIKESSIFREIPVVVMSSENILTRIDSCLEEGAEEFLLKPVKLSDVKRVTDFIMRGEGMKGGKRSQKRRRSVDCIPSLTTELSPLSPSTLASKKSKL